One genomic window of Solanum dulcamara chromosome 10, daSolDulc1.2, whole genome shotgun sequence includes the following:
- the LOC129870401 gene encoding protein kinase PINOID 2 encodes MATTNRDESDKDSTASSSITMPESSRRSWMSSTNLSSFSSRRSSISICNENPYFSNSHKPHKSNQIPWELIRRIRVESGQIKLEHFRLLRRVGGGDIGSVYLCEIRNPVVGLPQCFYAMKVVDREAVEIRKKLQRAEMEKEILGIIDHPFLPTLYAQFEASHYSCLVMEYCPGGDLHAVRQRQTGKRFTISSAKFYAAEILLALEYLHMMGIVYRDLKPENVLVRSDGHIMLSDFDLSFKCDEVVPTLIKSKTTKSIVKTPRNSYCAMPIQPVLSCFLSQKTEQKHEIQEQNQEIVAEPINARSKSFVGTHEYLAPEVISGQGHGSAVDWWTLGVFLYELIFGTTPFKGENNEKTLVNILKKPLTFPRIAISSSREYEEMVKVQDLICRLLVKNPKKRIGSLQGSVEIKKHDFFKGVNWALIRSIKPPEVPNDLVKMRGVRGAAVVPKLSKKQREEPYQIPQYFDYF; translated from the exons ATGGCCACCACAAATCGAGACGAATCCGATAAAGACAGTACGGCTTCTTCTTCAATAACAATGCCGGAATCCAGTCGCCGGAGTTGGATGAGTAGTACTAATCTCAGTAGTTTCAGTAGTCGCCGGAGCTCAATTTCAATTTGCAATGAAAACCCCTATTTTTCCAACTCACACAAACCacacaaatcaaatcaaatcccTTGGGAACTCATTCGACGGATCCGGGTCGAATCGGGTCAAATCAAACTCGAGCATTTCCGATTACTCCGCCGTGTCGGCGGCGGCGATATCGGTAGTGTTTACTTGTGTGAAATTAGAAATCCGGTTGTTGGTTTACCGCAGTGTTTTTACGCTATGAAGGTTGTGGATAGAGAAGCTGTTGAGATAAGGAAGAAATTGCAGAGAGCGGAAATGGAGAAGGAGATTTTGGGGATTATTGATCATCCATTTTTGCCTACTTTGTATGCACAATTTGAAGCTTCACATTATTCGTGTTTGGTTATGGAGTATTGTCCCGGCGGAGATTTGCATGCCGTCCGCCAACGGCAGACCGGAAAACGTTTCACCATTTCCTCTGCTaa gttTTATGCTGCAGAAATACTATTGGCATTAGAATATCTCCATATGATGGGAATTGTATACAGAGATTTAAAGCCAGAAAATGTGCTTGTAAGATCAGATGGTCACATTATGCTTTCAGATTttgatctttcttttaaatGTGATGAAGTTGTTCCAACACTGATAAAGTCGAAAACAACAAAATCCATTGTCAAAACCCCAAGAAATTCTTATTGTGCTATGCCAATTCAACCAGTCTTATCCTGTTTCTTATCACAAAAAACAGAACAAAAACATGAAATCCAAGAACAGAATCAAGAGATTGTTGCTGAACCTATAAATGCTCGATCGAAATCATTCGTTGGAACACATGAATATTTAGCCCCTGAGGTGATTTCAGGGCAGGGTCATGGAAGTGCAGTAGATTGGTGGACACTAGGGGTGTTTCTGTATGAACTTATTTTCGGTACCACCCCTTTTAAAGGAGAGAATAATGAGAAAACGCTCGTCAACATACTGAAGAAACCATTGACATTCCCAAGAATCGCGATAAGTAGCAGCAGAGAGTATGAAGAAATGGTGAAAGTTCAAGATTTGATTTGTAGATTACTTGTGAAGAATCCCAAGAAGAGAATTGGGAGTTTACAAGGTTCTGTTGAAATCAAGAAACATGACTTCTTTAAAGGTGTAAATTGGGCTTTGATTAGGTCAATTAAGCCACCAGAAGTACCAAATGATTTGGTGAAAATGAGGGGTGTTAGAGGTGCTGCTGTTGTTCCAAAATTGAGCAAGAAACAAAGGGAAGAACCTTATCAAATCCCTCAGTATTTTGATTACTTTTAA